A stretch of Solanum stenotomum isolate F172 unplaced genomic scaffold, ASM1918654v1 scaffold18546, whole genome shotgun sequence DNA encodes these proteins:
- the LOC125850674 gene encoding uncharacterized protein LOC125850674 gives MDSTINTVASSEMIPTPSVAANASASVATESPMEVIARLERQIGELNLLVAHFQAASQNLPPDARQKGPMPPSFPTSSEFNQGEHFTTFQPAQSASLTHSTQDTPLVYTFTPPKAPTVAYHAPPVYTYVTAPHVTKAQEFHRQDVNHYVEIENDTKSIDAEMMNRKMKSLEDAMRGLRGFDNRQSVRYEELCTFPEVELPLGYKIPKFEKFSGSGNPFFHLKIYCEKLIGVGNNEGIRIKLFNQSLTGKALEWYSKQDVTKWRTWDDLANAFVDHYKFHVEIAPDRISITKLKPKSTECFREYAIRWREEAARVHPPMEESEMITYFIQAQDSEYYERMVTMGGKTFAEVIKAGEMIEDGLKTGRIASYTSSQFANRAYQTSSFGKKKEKEVMMLTARGATSYNRQPPPSYPGSQYYVCNNQSTFRPPRPMQNHRNEAPRPNFERKPPRVFTPLCETRTQLFERLKEAGILHPVEAKTVNTAAEWYDPNKRCAYHSGVVGHDTEKCITLKHKIQDLIDNEVVKLAQAPPNVNTNPLPKHKE, from the coding sequence ATGGATTCCACTATCAACACGGTTGCTTCATCCGAAATGATCCCCACTCCATCTGTCGCGGCTAATGCTAGTGCCTCGGTAGCAACAGAATCACCCATGGAAGTCATTGCTCGTCTAGAGCGACAAATTGGTGAATTGAATCTCCTAGTAGCTCATTTCCAAGCAGCTTCTCAGAACCTACCACCTGATGCTCGCCAAAAAGGGCCCATGCCACCTTCGTTTCCAACTTCAAGTGAGTTCAATCAAGGAGAACATTTTACCACCTTTCAGCCAGCTCAAAGCGCCTCACTCACTCATTCAACTCAGGATACTCCTCTTGTGTACACATTTACTCCTCCAAAAGCTCCAACAGTAGCATATCATGCTCCACCAGTGTACACTTATGTCACTGCTCCACATGTTACCAAGGCTCAGGAGTTTCACCGCCAAGATGTTAATCActatgttgaaattgaaaatgataCAAAATCAATTGATGCTGAGATGATGAATAGGAAGATGAAAAGCTTAGAGGATGCTATGAGAGGTCTTCGTGGGTTCGATAATAGACAAAGTGTTAGATATGAAGAGTTGTGCACATTCCCTGAGGTTGAGCTTCCACTCGGTTACAAGATTCCAAAGTTTGAAAAGTTCAGTGGATCAGGAAATCCTTTCTTTCACTTGAAAATTTACTGTGAAAAGTTGATTGGCGTTGGAAACAACGAAGGGATAAGAATTAAGCTTTTCAATCAAAGTCTGACTGGAAAAGCCTTGGAGTGGTACTCAAAGCAAGATGTGACTAAATGGCGTACTTGGGATGATCTAGCAAATGCTTTTGTAGATCACTATAAGTTTCATGTTGAAATCGCTCCTGATAGGATCTCTATTACCAAGCTAAAACCAAAGTCAACTGAATGTTTTCGAGAATATGCCATTCGTTGGAGAGAAGAAGCTGCTAGGGTGCATCCACCTATGGAGGAATCAGAAATGATCACCTACTTCATTCAAGCTCAAGACTCAGAATATTATGAGCGAATGGTGACAATGGGTGGAAAGACATTTGCTGAAGTTATCAAGGCTGGAGAAATGATTGAAGACGGTCTCAAGACTGGCCGAATAGCGAGTTACACCTCATCTCAGTTTGCTAACAGGGCTTATCAAACTAGTtcatttggaaagaaaaaggagaaagaggttATGATGTTAACAGCTCGAGGAGCTACCTCATATAACCGTCAACCACCTCCAAGCTATCCTGGTTCACAATACTATGTTTGCAACAATCAATCAACATTTCGTCCTCCACGACCAATGCAAAATCATCGAAACGAGGCACCTCGTCCCAATTTTGAGAGAAAGCCTCCCCGAGTCTTCACTCCATTGTGTGAGACACGGACTCAACTTTTTGAGAGATTGAAAGAGGCAGGAATATTGCATCCAGTGGAAGCCAAGACTGTGAATACTGCAGCCGAGTGGTATGACCCAAACAAACGGTGTGCTTATCATTCAGGAGTTGTTGGACATGACACAGAGAAATGTATCACcctcaaacacaaaattcaagaTCTGATTGACAACGAGGTGGTAAAACTTGCTCAAGCTCCACCGAATGTGAACACCAATCCCCTACCCAAGCATAAGGAGTAG